From the genome of Bombus pascuorum chromosome 2, iyBomPasc1.1, whole genome shotgun sequence, one region includes:
- the LOC132916535 gene encoding MATH and LRR domain-containing protein PFE0570w-like isoform X2 yields MSQRNEHTSDETESESHVENHNKEQSKCETSILNNETEQPMLEDEEMPTYISVSTPSKREDSDISNTKQADRIPIEEDHSRSPYPSDDQGGGSIYVLSSGEESTHPYNDEESNHPYNDEEEDEYADSEDEEEEEDDDDDDEGNLRLHNDDDEDIETEYDLECFDRVSDDFVLNKRLKQHHKERSLSLQDLSISKNNVHSSHNKKRHSMNIFRHNYLGMQQNPMPYSTAEKKQMMSVRYQHVESKVKQYIKGIKEQTRRSMEKRVKEQEFIMNKNHASNENNDTEQLKARVNKTIKDYAEKAIQNLQRDEAENDNLIYNTAQILENGENNKTSNRIIENDYKHIQKDTEYNDIPNEKRVQNSDDKLEKRNGSVDDNIRHIEYQNALDRNMRFGSINQPSLINGHQTTPTFINLRTLSYEEYMNSASNMEQREELPGQRQEKVNETEIYNEAEMISSREIDNNINCPLKIANVKSIRIIQDESENLNFTKINAPDRINAENTEIIELKTQLNEKDAQFINLRDAYQKVLAENIKMKQELDNLKKSLAKYEDQNKTCEVKTASVQTETVAESTSNQDTVTSGETNNKISTSSVASTASSTDQWADSAYSPAISVKLPDLTPILNSDDSIILTDGTTPRKIAHPLSRTFITSSRILQTLSNITQGKTKVESPLVRNIKKRLNENSVDQILNIECNSPIHASSSKKRKATEMLDTSTSVQPFKIPHTTAESERKNSTDTTDVEFKYSEEHAMSKSEQIEDTSVNKDIDDSTSAENKIEQTDDHEDSVKCFIYREDENSKNRSFLIQAEEPIKDGLDNEKNRIQECGPYLLGNLEVRMSEINGTISVWGKEIDHESTSDNEDDMEVCVKSTEQRMCQTWQNTSQTRFNGSPLVCSTNKKQKVPNKFSRSNIPQCCHSLSLNSIKASSSVEDISDKRHMSNSLSPNICVPSYENCNSSKYHQEWPTCKDASSSQEKLHSCCTHRIEVTDKGCSCGLYHETQKHDVSLKHCKDKFHSNEIRRDSCKSTFIPDSKNHLHENCMDATTEMSKVTCKYHACRCSLQNVDNSPGSKYCNPVRDISYTCKSSLDNINNHEHSDKHICNHSSSRDDEEEALIPIKRSNETPETRQRRLSGKRVRGILMDLLKGCGDCRNNSTVNLSKSGFRKGTSSIANGPPQIKISSPTLGPTCSTSTQCNDRCCHAYARRIESQLEEFRLEMERVRSRSDAILDMLNMLHSVDTN; encoded by the exons ATGTCGCAAAGAAACGAACATACTTCGGATGAAACGGAGTCAGAATCGCATGTGGAAAATCATAATAAAGAACAATCAAAATGTGAAACAAGCATATTAAACAATGAAACAGAACAACCAATGTTGGAGGATGAAGAAATGCCAACGTATATCAGTGTGTCTACTCCATCGAAGCGCGAAGATTCAGATATCAGTAATACAAAACAAGCGGATAGAATCCCAATAGAGGAAGACCACAGTCGAAGTCCTTATCCTAGTGATGATCAAGGAGGGGGCAGTATCTATGTACTATCTTCTGGTGAAGAGAGTACTCATCCATACAATGATGAAGAGAGTAATCACCCATATAACGATGAAGAGGAAGATGAATACGCAGATAGTGAAg atgaggaggaagaagaagatgatgatgatgatgacgaAGGAAATTTGAGACTACATAATGATGACGATGAAGATATTGAAACAGAATATGATCTGGAGTGTTTTGATAGAGTATCCGATGATTTTGTCTTAAACAAAAGATTAAAGCAACATCATAAAGAGAGGAGTTTATCATTACAAGATTTAAGCATTTCAAAAAACAATGTTCATTCGTCACATAACAAAAAAAGACATAGCATGAACATTTTCAGACATAATTATTTAGGTATGCAGCAAAATCCAATGCCATATTCTACTGcagaaaaaaaacaaatgatGTCAGTTAGGTATCAACACGTGGAAAGTAAAGTTAAACAGTACATAAAAGGTATAAAAGAACAAACTAGAAGATCTATGGAAAAGCGTGTTAAAGAGCAAGAATTTATAATGAACAAAAATCATGCAAGCAATGAAA ACAATGACACTGAGCAATTGAAAGCAAGAGTTAATAAAACCATAAAAGATTATGCTGAAAAAGCTATTCAGAATTTACAACGTGACGAAGctgaaaatgataatttaatatacaatacagcacaaatattagaaaatggagaaaataataaaacctCCAacagaattattgaaaatgattATAAACATATTCAAAAGGACACTGAATACAATGATATACCAAATGAGAAACGAGTGCAGAATTCCGatgataaattagaaaaacgaaatgGTTCAGTAGATGACAATATCCGTCATATCGAATATCAAAATGCTTTAGATAGAAACATGAGATTCGGTAGCATAAATCAACCTTCTCTAATTAATGGACATCAGACAACTCccacatttattaatttacgtaCGTTAAGCTATGAAGAATACATGAATAGTGCCTCTAATATGGAACAAAGAGAAGAATTACCTGGACAAAGACAAGAAAAAGTGAAcgaaacagaaatatataatgaagCAGAAATGATTAGTTCACGAGAAATTGATAACAATATTAACTGTCctttaaaaattgcaaacgtTAAAAGTATCCGCATAATACAAGATGAATCagaaaacttaaattttacaaaaattaatgcaCCTGATAGAATAAATGCAGAGAACACTGAAATAATTGAGTTGAAAACGCAACTTAATGAGAAAGACgcacaatttattaatttgcgAGATGCCTACCAAAAAGTATTggcagaaaatataaaaatgaaacaagaaTTGGATAATCTAAAAAAATCTTTAGCAAAATATGAGGATCAGAATAAAACATGTGAAGTGAAAACTGCATCTGTACAAACTGAAACAGTTGCAGAATCTACTTCTAATCAAGATACTGTAACTTCAGGCGaaacaaacaataaaatatccaCTAGTAGTGTTGCATCTACAGCAAGTTCTACTGATCAATGGGCAGATAGTGCTTATAGCCCAGCTATATCTGTTAAGCTCCCCGATTTGACACCAATTCTTAATTCTGATGATAGTATTATACTCACTGATGGGACTACTCCAAGAAAAATAGCGCATCCATTATCTCGAACATTTATTACTTCATCTCGAATTTTGCAAacactttcaaatataacCCAAGGGAAGACAAAAGTTGAAAGTCCTTTAGTAAGAAATATCAAGAAacgattaaatgaaaattccgtagatcaaatattaaatatagaatgCAATTCTCCAATCCATGCATCAAGttccaaaaaaagaaaagctacAGAAATGCTTGATACATCTACTTCTGTTCAACCTTTCAAAATACCTCATACAACTGCAGAATCTGAGAGAAAAAATAGTACTGATACGACTGatgtagaatttaaatattctgagGAACATGCAATGTCAAAATCAGAACAAATAGAAGATACATCTGTTAATAAAGATATTGATGATTCTACATCTGCAGAAAATAAGATAGAACAGACAGATGATCATGAGGACAgtgtaaaatgtttcatatacaGGGAAGATGAAAATAGCAAAAATAGAAGTTTCTTAATTCAAGCAGAAGAACCTATAAAAGATGGTttagataatgaaaaaaatcgcATTCAAGAATGTGGTCCATATTTATTGGGTAATCTTGAAGTAAGAATGTCTGAAATAAACGGAACGATTAGTGTTTGGGGTAAAGAAATAGATCATGAATCTACAAGCGATAACGAAGATGATATGGAAGTCTGTGTAAAATCAACTGAACAGAGGATGTGTCAGACTTGGCAGAATACATCGCAAACGAGATTTAATGGCAGTCCGCTTGTGTGTTCAACTAATAAAAAACAGAAGGTTCCAAACAAATTCAGTAGGTCCAATATTCCTCAATGTTGTCATTCTTTATCATTAAATTCAATAAAGGCGTCTTCATCAGTAGAAGATATAAGTGACAAAAGACATATGAGTAATTCTCTCAGCCCAAATATTTGTGTTCCTTCTTATGAAAACTGTAATTCTTCGAAATATCATCAAGAATGGCCAACATGTAAAGATGCATCGAGTTCacaagaaaaattacattcctGTTGTACACATCGTATTGAAGTCACAGATAAAGGATGTAGTTGTGGTTTATATCATGAGACACAAAAGCATGATGTTAGTCTTAAGCATTGTAAAGATAAGTTTCACAGTAATGAAATTCGAAGGGATTCATGTAAAAGTACATTTATCCCAGATTCGAAAAATCATTTACACGAAAACTGTATGGACGCCACTACCGAAATGAGCAAAGTAACTTGCAAATATCATGCGTGTCGATGTTCACTTCAAAATGTAGATAACAGTCCAGGTTCGAAATACTGTAATCCTGTTAGAGATATATCGTATACATGTAAATCATCTTTGgacaatataaataatcacGAGCATTCTGATAAACATATATGTAATCACAGCTCTTCACGTGATGATGAAGAAGAGGCTCTAATCCCAATTAAACGATCTAATGAAACGCCTGAA ACCAGACAACGAAGATTAAGTGGTAAAAGGGTAAGAGGAATTCTTATGGATCTTTTAAAGGGATGTGGAGATTGCCGTAATAATAGTACTGTTAATTTAAGTAAAAGTGGATTTCGAAAAGGAACATCTTCTATAGCAAATGGTCCTCCACAAATTAAGATTTCTTCTCCTACACTCGGGCCTACATGTTCCACTTCTACGCAATGTAATGACAG GTGTTGCCATGCATATGCACGTAGAATTGAATCTCAACTTGAAGAATTTCGATTGGAAATGGAAAGAGTAAGATCGCGTTCGGACGCTATCCTAGATATGCTCAATATGCTTCATTCTGTGGATACGAACTAA
- the LOC132916535 gene encoding MATH and LRR domain-containing protein PFE0570w-like isoform X3, which yields MSQRNEHTSDETESESHVENHNKEQSKCETSILNNETEQPMLEDEEMPTYISVSTPSKREDSDISNTKQADRIPIEEDHSRSPYPSDDQGGGSIYVLSSGEESTHPYNDEESNHPYNDEEEDEYADSEDMDEMDRENAMLDEEEEEDDDDDDEGNLRLHNDDDEDIETEYDLECFDRVSDDFVLNKRLKQHHKERSLSLQDLSISKNNVHSSHNKKRHSMNIFRHNYLGMQQNPMPYSTAEKKQMMSVRYQHVESKVKQYIKDNDTEQLKARVNKTIKDYAEKAIQNLQRDEAENDNLIYNTAQILENGENNKTSNRIIENDYKHIQKDTEYNDIPNEKRVQNSDDKLEKRNGSVDDNIRHIEYQNALDRNMRFGSINQPSLINGHQTTPTFINLRTLSYEEYMNSASNMEQREELPGQRQEKVNETEIYNEAEMISSREIDNNINCPLKIANVKSIRIIQDESENLNFTKINAPDRINAENTEIIELKTQLNEKDAQFINLRDAYQKVLAENIKMKQELDNLKKSLAKYEDQNKTCEVKTASVQTETVAESTSNQDTVTSGETNNKISTSSVASTASSTDQWADSAYSPAISVKLPDLTPILNSDDSIILTDGTTPRKIAHPLSRTFITSSRILQTLSNITQGKTKVESPLVRNIKKRLNENSVDQILNIECNSPIHASSSKKRKATEMLDTSTSVQPFKIPHTTAESERKNSTDTTDVEFKYSEEHAMSKSEQIEDTSVNKDIDDSTSAENKIEQTDDHEDSVKCFIYREDENSKNRSFLIQAEEPIKDGLDNEKNRIQECGPYLLGNLEVRMSEINGTISVWGKEIDHESTSDNEDDMEVCVKSTEQRMCQTWQNTSQTRFNGSPLVCSTNKKQKVPNKFSRSNIPQCCHSLSLNSIKASSSVEDISDKRHMSNSLSPNICVPSYENCNSSKYHQEWPTCKDASSSQEKLHSCCTHRIEVTDKGCSCGLYHETQKHDVSLKHCKDKFHSNEIRRDSCKSTFIPDSKNHLHENCMDATTEMSKVTCKYHACRCSLQNVDNSPGSKYCNPVRDISYTCKSSLDNINNHEHSDKHICNHSSSRDDEEEALIPIKRSNETPETRQRRLSGKRVRGILMDLLKGCGDCRNNSTVNLSKSGFRKGTSSIANGPPQIKISSPTLGPTCSTSTQCNDRCCHAYARRIESQLEEFRLEMERVRSRSDAILDMLNMLHSVDTN from the exons ATGTCGCAAAGAAACGAACATACTTCGGATGAAACGGAGTCAGAATCGCATGTGGAAAATCATAATAAAGAACAATCAAAATGTGAAACAAGCATATTAAACAATGAAACAGAACAACCAATGTTGGAGGATGAAGAAATGCCAACGTATATCAGTGTGTCTACTCCATCGAAGCGCGAAGATTCAGATATCAGTAATACAAAACAAGCGGATAGAATCCCAATAGAGGAAGACCACAGTCGAAGTCCTTATCCTAGTGATGATCAAGGAGGGGGCAGTATCTATGTACTATCTTCTGGTGAAGAGAGTACTCATCCATACAATGATGAAGAGAGTAATCACCCATATAACGATGAAGAGGAAGATGAATACGCAGATAGTGAAg aTATGGATGAAATGGATCGTGAAAATGCAATGTTAGatgaggaggaagaagaagatgatgatgatgatgacgaAGGAAATTTGAGACTACATAATGATGACGATGAAGATATTGAAACAGAATATGATCTGGAGTGTTTTGATAGAGTATCCGATGATTTTGTCTTAAACAAAAGATTAAAGCAACATCATAAAGAGAGGAGTTTATCATTACAAGATTTAAGCATTTCAAAAAACAATGTTCATTCGTCACATAACAAAAAAAGACATAGCATGAACATTTTCAGACATAATTATTTAGGTATGCAGCAAAATCCAATGCCATATTCTACTGcagaaaaaaaacaaatgatGTCAGTTAGGTATCAACACGTGGAAAGTAAAGTTAAACAGTACATAAAAG ACAATGACACTGAGCAATTGAAAGCAAGAGTTAATAAAACCATAAAAGATTATGCTGAAAAAGCTATTCAGAATTTACAACGTGACGAAGctgaaaatgataatttaatatacaatacagcacaaatattagaaaatggagaaaataataaaacctCCAacagaattattgaaaatgattATAAACATATTCAAAAGGACACTGAATACAATGATATACCAAATGAGAAACGAGTGCAGAATTCCGatgataaattagaaaaacgaaatgGTTCAGTAGATGACAATATCCGTCATATCGAATATCAAAATGCTTTAGATAGAAACATGAGATTCGGTAGCATAAATCAACCTTCTCTAATTAATGGACATCAGACAACTCccacatttattaatttacgtaCGTTAAGCTATGAAGAATACATGAATAGTGCCTCTAATATGGAACAAAGAGAAGAATTACCTGGACAAAGACAAGAAAAAGTGAAcgaaacagaaatatataatgaagCAGAAATGATTAGTTCACGAGAAATTGATAACAATATTAACTGTCctttaaaaattgcaaacgtTAAAAGTATCCGCATAATACAAGATGAATCagaaaacttaaattttacaaaaattaatgcaCCTGATAGAATAAATGCAGAGAACACTGAAATAATTGAGTTGAAAACGCAACTTAATGAGAAAGACgcacaatttattaatttgcgAGATGCCTACCAAAAAGTATTggcagaaaatataaaaatgaaacaagaaTTGGATAATCTAAAAAAATCTTTAGCAAAATATGAGGATCAGAATAAAACATGTGAAGTGAAAACTGCATCTGTACAAACTGAAACAGTTGCAGAATCTACTTCTAATCAAGATACTGTAACTTCAGGCGaaacaaacaataaaatatccaCTAGTAGTGTTGCATCTACAGCAAGTTCTACTGATCAATGGGCAGATAGTGCTTATAGCCCAGCTATATCTGTTAAGCTCCCCGATTTGACACCAATTCTTAATTCTGATGATAGTATTATACTCACTGATGGGACTACTCCAAGAAAAATAGCGCATCCATTATCTCGAACATTTATTACTTCATCTCGAATTTTGCAAacactttcaaatataacCCAAGGGAAGACAAAAGTTGAAAGTCCTTTAGTAAGAAATATCAAGAAacgattaaatgaaaattccgtagatcaaatattaaatatagaatgCAATTCTCCAATCCATGCATCAAGttccaaaaaaagaaaagctacAGAAATGCTTGATACATCTACTTCTGTTCAACCTTTCAAAATACCTCATACAACTGCAGAATCTGAGAGAAAAAATAGTACTGATACGACTGatgtagaatttaaatattctgagGAACATGCAATGTCAAAATCAGAACAAATAGAAGATACATCTGTTAATAAAGATATTGATGATTCTACATCTGCAGAAAATAAGATAGAACAGACAGATGATCATGAGGACAgtgtaaaatgtttcatatacaGGGAAGATGAAAATAGCAAAAATAGAAGTTTCTTAATTCAAGCAGAAGAACCTATAAAAGATGGTttagataatgaaaaaaatcgcATTCAAGAATGTGGTCCATATTTATTGGGTAATCTTGAAGTAAGAATGTCTGAAATAAACGGAACGATTAGTGTTTGGGGTAAAGAAATAGATCATGAATCTACAAGCGATAACGAAGATGATATGGAAGTCTGTGTAAAATCAACTGAACAGAGGATGTGTCAGACTTGGCAGAATACATCGCAAACGAGATTTAATGGCAGTCCGCTTGTGTGTTCAACTAATAAAAAACAGAAGGTTCCAAACAAATTCAGTAGGTCCAATATTCCTCAATGTTGTCATTCTTTATCATTAAATTCAATAAAGGCGTCTTCATCAGTAGAAGATATAAGTGACAAAAGACATATGAGTAATTCTCTCAGCCCAAATATTTGTGTTCCTTCTTATGAAAACTGTAATTCTTCGAAATATCATCAAGAATGGCCAACATGTAAAGATGCATCGAGTTCacaagaaaaattacattcctGTTGTACACATCGTATTGAAGTCACAGATAAAGGATGTAGTTGTGGTTTATATCATGAGACACAAAAGCATGATGTTAGTCTTAAGCATTGTAAAGATAAGTTTCACAGTAATGAAATTCGAAGGGATTCATGTAAAAGTACATTTATCCCAGATTCGAAAAATCATTTACACGAAAACTGTATGGACGCCACTACCGAAATGAGCAAAGTAACTTGCAAATATCATGCGTGTCGATGTTCACTTCAAAATGTAGATAACAGTCCAGGTTCGAAATACTGTAATCCTGTTAGAGATATATCGTATACATGTAAATCATCTTTGgacaatataaataatcacGAGCATTCTGATAAACATATATGTAATCACAGCTCTTCACGTGATGATGAAGAAGAGGCTCTAATCCCAATTAAACGATCTAATGAAACGCCTGAA ACCAGACAACGAAGATTAAGTGGTAAAAGGGTAAGAGGAATTCTTATGGATCTTTTAAAGGGATGTGGAGATTGCCGTAATAATAGTACTGTTAATTTAAGTAAAAGTGGATTTCGAAAAGGAACATCTTCTATAGCAAATGGTCCTCCACAAATTAAGATTTCTTCTCCTACACTCGGGCCTACATGTTCCACTTCTACGCAATGTAATGACAG GTGTTGCCATGCATATGCACGTAGAATTGAATCTCAACTTGAAGAATTTCGATTGGAAATGGAAAGAGTAAGATCGCGTTCGGACGCTATCCTAGATATGCTCAATATGCTTCATTCTGTGGATACGAACTAA
- the LOC132916535 gene encoding MATH and LRR domain-containing protein PFE0570w-like isoform X1 produces the protein MSQRNEHTSDETESESHVENHNKEQSKCETSILNNETEQPMLEDEEMPTYISVSTPSKREDSDISNTKQADRIPIEEDHSRSPYPSDDQGGGSIYVLSSGEESTHPYNDEESNHPYNDEEEDEYADSEDMDEMDRENAMLDEEEEEDDDDDDEGNLRLHNDDDEDIETEYDLECFDRVSDDFVLNKRLKQHHKERSLSLQDLSISKNNVHSSHNKKRHSMNIFRHNYLGMQQNPMPYSTAEKKQMMSVRYQHVESKVKQYIKGIKEQTRRSMEKRVKEQEFIMNKNHASNENNDTEQLKARVNKTIKDYAEKAIQNLQRDEAENDNLIYNTAQILENGENNKTSNRIIENDYKHIQKDTEYNDIPNEKRVQNSDDKLEKRNGSVDDNIRHIEYQNALDRNMRFGSINQPSLINGHQTTPTFINLRTLSYEEYMNSASNMEQREELPGQRQEKVNETEIYNEAEMISSREIDNNINCPLKIANVKSIRIIQDESENLNFTKINAPDRINAENTEIIELKTQLNEKDAQFINLRDAYQKVLAENIKMKQELDNLKKSLAKYEDQNKTCEVKTASVQTETVAESTSNQDTVTSGETNNKISTSSVASTASSTDQWADSAYSPAISVKLPDLTPILNSDDSIILTDGTTPRKIAHPLSRTFITSSRILQTLSNITQGKTKVESPLVRNIKKRLNENSVDQILNIECNSPIHASSSKKRKATEMLDTSTSVQPFKIPHTTAESERKNSTDTTDVEFKYSEEHAMSKSEQIEDTSVNKDIDDSTSAENKIEQTDDHEDSVKCFIYREDENSKNRSFLIQAEEPIKDGLDNEKNRIQECGPYLLGNLEVRMSEINGTISVWGKEIDHESTSDNEDDMEVCVKSTEQRMCQTWQNTSQTRFNGSPLVCSTNKKQKVPNKFSRSNIPQCCHSLSLNSIKASSSVEDISDKRHMSNSLSPNICVPSYENCNSSKYHQEWPTCKDASSSQEKLHSCCTHRIEVTDKGCSCGLYHETQKHDVSLKHCKDKFHSNEIRRDSCKSTFIPDSKNHLHENCMDATTEMSKVTCKYHACRCSLQNVDNSPGSKYCNPVRDISYTCKSSLDNINNHEHSDKHICNHSSSRDDEEEALIPIKRSNETPETRQRRLSGKRVRGILMDLLKGCGDCRNNSTVNLSKSGFRKGTSSIANGPPQIKISSPTLGPTCSTSTQCNDRCCHAYARRIESQLEEFRLEMERVRSRSDAILDMLNMLHSVDTN, from the exons ATGTCGCAAAGAAACGAACATACTTCGGATGAAACGGAGTCAGAATCGCATGTGGAAAATCATAATAAAGAACAATCAAAATGTGAAACAAGCATATTAAACAATGAAACAGAACAACCAATGTTGGAGGATGAAGAAATGCCAACGTATATCAGTGTGTCTACTCCATCGAAGCGCGAAGATTCAGATATCAGTAATACAAAACAAGCGGATAGAATCCCAATAGAGGAAGACCACAGTCGAAGTCCTTATCCTAGTGATGATCAAGGAGGGGGCAGTATCTATGTACTATCTTCTGGTGAAGAGAGTACTCATCCATACAATGATGAAGAGAGTAATCACCCATATAACGATGAAGAGGAAGATGAATACGCAGATAGTGAAg aTATGGATGAAATGGATCGTGAAAATGCAATGTTAGatgaggaggaagaagaagatgatgatgatgatgacgaAGGAAATTTGAGACTACATAATGATGACGATGAAGATATTGAAACAGAATATGATCTGGAGTGTTTTGATAGAGTATCCGATGATTTTGTCTTAAACAAAAGATTAAAGCAACATCATAAAGAGAGGAGTTTATCATTACAAGATTTAAGCATTTCAAAAAACAATGTTCATTCGTCACATAACAAAAAAAGACATAGCATGAACATTTTCAGACATAATTATTTAGGTATGCAGCAAAATCCAATGCCATATTCTACTGcagaaaaaaaacaaatgatGTCAGTTAGGTATCAACACGTGGAAAGTAAAGTTAAACAGTACATAAAAGGTATAAAAGAACAAACTAGAAGATCTATGGAAAAGCGTGTTAAAGAGCAAGAATTTATAATGAACAAAAATCATGCAAGCAATGAAA ACAATGACACTGAGCAATTGAAAGCAAGAGTTAATAAAACCATAAAAGATTATGCTGAAAAAGCTATTCAGAATTTACAACGTGACGAAGctgaaaatgataatttaatatacaatacagcacaaatattagaaaatggagaaaataataaaacctCCAacagaattattgaaaatgattATAAACATATTCAAAAGGACACTGAATACAATGATATACCAAATGAGAAACGAGTGCAGAATTCCGatgataaattagaaaaacgaaatgGTTCAGTAGATGACAATATCCGTCATATCGAATATCAAAATGCTTTAGATAGAAACATGAGATTCGGTAGCATAAATCAACCTTCTCTAATTAATGGACATCAGACAACTCccacatttattaatttacgtaCGTTAAGCTATGAAGAATACATGAATAGTGCCTCTAATATGGAACAAAGAGAAGAATTACCTGGACAAAGACAAGAAAAAGTGAAcgaaacagaaatatataatgaagCAGAAATGATTAGTTCACGAGAAATTGATAACAATATTAACTGTCctttaaaaattgcaaacgtTAAAAGTATCCGCATAATACAAGATGAATCagaaaacttaaattttacaaaaattaatgcaCCTGATAGAATAAATGCAGAGAACACTGAAATAATTGAGTTGAAAACGCAACTTAATGAGAAAGACgcacaatttattaatttgcgAGATGCCTACCAAAAAGTATTggcagaaaatataaaaatgaaacaagaaTTGGATAATCTAAAAAAATCTTTAGCAAAATATGAGGATCAGAATAAAACATGTGAAGTGAAAACTGCATCTGTACAAACTGAAACAGTTGCAGAATCTACTTCTAATCAAGATACTGTAACTTCAGGCGaaacaaacaataaaatatccaCTAGTAGTGTTGCATCTACAGCAAGTTCTACTGATCAATGGGCAGATAGTGCTTATAGCCCAGCTATATCTGTTAAGCTCCCCGATTTGACACCAATTCTTAATTCTGATGATAGTATTATACTCACTGATGGGACTACTCCAAGAAAAATAGCGCATCCATTATCTCGAACATTTATTACTTCATCTCGAATTTTGCAAacactttcaaatataacCCAAGGGAAGACAAAAGTTGAAAGTCCTTTAGTAAGAAATATCAAGAAacgattaaatgaaaattccgtagatcaaatattaaatatagaatgCAATTCTCCAATCCATGCATCAAGttccaaaaaaagaaaagctacAGAAATGCTTGATACATCTACTTCTGTTCAACCTTTCAAAATACCTCATACAACTGCAGAATCTGAGAGAAAAAATAGTACTGATACGACTGatgtagaatttaaatattctgagGAACATGCAATGTCAAAATCAGAACAAATAGAAGATACATCTGTTAATAAAGATATTGATGATTCTACATCTGCAGAAAATAAGATAGAACAGACAGATGATCATGAGGACAgtgtaaaatgtttcatatacaGGGAAGATGAAAATAGCAAAAATAGAAGTTTCTTAATTCAAGCAGAAGAACCTATAAAAGATGGTttagataatgaaaaaaatcgcATTCAAGAATGTGGTCCATATTTATTGGGTAATCTTGAAGTAAGAATGTCTGAAATAAACGGAACGATTAGTGTTTGGGGTAAAGAAATAGATCATGAATCTACAAGCGATAACGAAGATGATATGGAAGTCTGTGTAAAATCAACTGAACAGAGGATGTGTCAGACTTGGCAGAATACATCGCAAACGAGATTTAATGGCAGTCCGCTTGTGTGTTCAACTAATAAAAAACAGAAGGTTCCAAACAAATTCAGTAGGTCCAATATTCCTCAATGTTGTCATTCTTTATCATTAAATTCAATAAAGGCGTCTTCATCAGTAGAAGATATAAGTGACAAAAGACATATGAGTAATTCTCTCAGCCCAAATATTTGTGTTCCTTCTTATGAAAACTGTAATTCTTCGAAATATCATCAAGAATGGCCAACATGTAAAGATGCATCGAGTTCacaagaaaaattacattcctGTTGTACACATCGTATTGAAGTCACAGATAAAGGATGTAGTTGTGGTTTATATCATGAGACACAAAAGCATGATGTTAGTCTTAAGCATTGTAAAGATAAGTTTCACAGTAATGAAATTCGAAGGGATTCATGTAAAAGTACATTTATCCCAGATTCGAAAAATCATTTACACGAAAACTGTATGGACGCCACTACCGAAATGAGCAAAGTAACTTGCAAATATCATGCGTGTCGATGTTCACTTCAAAATGTAGATAACAGTCCAGGTTCGAAATACTGTAATCCTGTTAGAGATATATCGTATACATGTAAATCATCTTTGgacaatataaataatcacGAGCATTCTGATAAACATATATGTAATCACAGCTCTTCACGTGATGATGAAGAAGAGGCTCTAATCCCAATTAAACGATCTAATGAAACGCCTGAA ACCAGACAACGAAGATTAAGTGGTAAAAGGGTAAGAGGAATTCTTATGGATCTTTTAAAGGGATGTGGAGATTGCCGTAATAATAGTACTGTTAATTTAAGTAAAAGTGGATTTCGAAAAGGAACATCTTCTATAGCAAATGGTCCTCCACAAATTAAGATTTCTTCTCCTACACTCGGGCCTACATGTTCCACTTCTACGCAATGTAATGACAG GTGTTGCCATGCATATGCACGTAGAATTGAATCTCAACTTGAAGAATTTCGATTGGAAATGGAAAGAGTAAGATCGCGTTCGGACGCTATCCTAGATATGCTCAATATGCTTCATTCTGTGGATACGAACTAA